A window from Primulina eburnea isolate SZY01 chromosome 2, ASM2296580v1, whole genome shotgun sequence encodes these proteins:
- the LOC140823127 gene encoding DEAD-box ATP-dependent RNA helicase 37-like, translating into MPTSWADSVDKVPAGDGTGAVSRVKSSYVPPHLRNRPLSSDASAAPFSYAGVASGNDRQGHGGQPIGASYPGGYRNDRSAGITRTGGWNNRSGSWDRGKEREVNPFPDDIDSEEAFTSQENTGINFDAYEDIPVETSGRNVPPPVNTFADIDLGEALNRNIKRCKYVKPTPVQRYAIPISIAGRDLMACAQTGSGKTAAFCFPIISGVMKSSQSTPRPPHMPRMSFPLALILAPTRELSIQIHEEAKKFSYQTGVRVVVTYGGAPINLQLRELERGVDILVATPGRLVDLLERARVSLQMIRYLALDEADRMLDMGFEPQIRKIVQQMDMPPPGIRQTLLFSATFPKEIQRLAADFLSNYVFLAVGRVGSSTDLIVQRVEYVLETDKRSHLMDLLHAQLANGVHGKQALTLVFVETKKGADALEHWLSINGFPATAIHGDRTQQEREYALRCFKSGKTPILVATDVAARGLDIPHVAHVVNFDLPNDIDDYVHRIGRTGRAGKSGLATAFFNENNASMAKSLTDLMQEANQEVPAWLSRFAARSSLYGKNRRGGGGSGGRFGGRDFRRDASFGRGGMEYYGGGQINGGYGGSSSGGHGGGYGPSVTSAWD; encoded by the exons ATGCCAACATCATGGGCTGATTCGGTTGATAAGGTACCGGCAGGTGATGGCACCGGGGCAGTTTCCCGTGTCAAATCAAGTTATGTTCCGCCGCATCTTAGAAACAGACCTCTTTCATCAGACGCTTCAGCAGCTCCATTTTCCTACGCTGGTGTTGCGTCTGGAAATGATCGACAAGGACATGGTGGCCAACCCATAGGTGCAAGTTATCCTGGTGGTTATAGAAATGATAGAAGTGCCGGAATCACCCGCACTGGTGGATGGAATAATAGAAGTGGTAGTTGGGATCGCGGGAAGGAGAGAGAGGTCAATCCTTTTCCAGATGACATTGATTCTGAAGAAGCTTTTACCTCACAGGAGAATACTGGGATCAATTTTGATGCTTATGAGGATATTCCGGTCGAGACTAGTGGGCGAAATGTCCCTCCTCCTGTGAATACATTTGCTGATATTGATTTAGGTGAAGCATTAAATCGAAATATTAAGAGGTGCAAATATGTGAAACCCACTCCTGTGCAGCGGTATGCCATACCAATTTCAATTGCTGGGCGGGATTTGATGGCTTGTGCTCAGACTGGATCTGGAAAGACAGCTGCATTTTGTTTCCCAATCATAAGTGGAGTTATGAAAAGCAGCCAATCTACTCCAAGACCACCTCACATGCCACGCATGTCATTTCCTCTTGCTCTCATTCTTGCTCCTACCAGGGAGCTGTCAATCCAA ATTCATGAAGAAGCTAAAAAATTTTCATATCAAACTGGAGTGAGGGTGGTTGTTACTTATGGTGGTGCACCCATAAATCTACAG CTTCGAGAACTTGAAAGAGGTGTGGACATACTTGTCGCCACTCCTGGACGCTTGGTGGATTTATTGGAAAGGGCAAGAGTCTCATTGCAAATGATTAGGTATTTAGCCCTGGATGAGGCAGATCGAATGCTGGACATGGGTTTTGAACCTCAAATAAGGAAAATAGTGCAGCAAATGGACATGCCTCCTCCTGGTATTAGACAAACGTTGCTGTTTAGTGCCACATTTCCAAAAGAAATCCAG AGGCTAGCAGCAGATTTTCTGTCGAATTACGTGTTTTTGGCAGTTGGAAGAGTTGGTTCTAGTACTGATCTAATTGTTCAAAGGGTTGAATATGTGCTTGAGACAGACAAAAGAAGTCATTTGATGGACCTCCTTCATGCACAGTTGGCAAATGGTGTTCATGGCAAG CAAGCTCTTACACTAGTTTTTGTGGAAACAAAAAAGGGAGCTGATGCACTCGAACATTGGCTTAGCATTAATGGTTTCCCTGCCACTGCCATCCATGGTGATCGAACTCAACAG GAGCGGGAATATGCTTTGAGATGTTTCAAAAGCGGTAAAACACCAATATTGGTTGCAACAGATGTAGCAGCACGGGGTCTGGATATCCCCCATGTTGCACATGTGGTCAACTTTGATCTTCCAAACGACATTGATGACTACGTCCACCGTATAGGCCGGACAGGCCGTGCTGGAAAATCAGGGCTGGCAACTGCGTTCTTTAATGAGAACAATGCCTCAATGGCGaaatcattgactgatttgatGCAAGAAGCCAACCAAGAAGTTCCGGCTTGGCTTTCCCGTTTTGCAGCCAGGTCTTCTTTGTATGGGAAGAATCGTCGCGGAGGGGGTGGTTCGGGAGGAAGATTTGGTGGCCGTGACTTTCGTAGAGATGCCTCGTTTGGTAGAGGCGGAATGGAGTACTATGGTGGGGGTCAAATTAATGGTGGATATGGCGGCAGCAGCTCTGGTGGTCATGGTGGTGGATATGGTCCCAGTGTGACTAGTGCATGGGACTGA
- the LOC140824686 gene encoding WAT1-related protein At5g64700-like, translated as MEMKKWIMAARIPLGMVAVQVIAAGLQLLCRVILSEGTFVFALMAYRHVLASFCVLPFALRWERGGVLNKLNFSAFFWLFMVALTGISMAMGLFYYGMRDTTATYATNFLNLVPVITFILSVILRAEKLRVHTVSGKLKIFGAMLCLGGALTIALYKGKTFHLSGFYHQNLPNIDKSNQNWSRGTMFLVASCFSAGIWYILQVKLFKVFPYKYWATFLVCVIASLQTTLIGLCMDREPNTWKLGWNLQLITICYSGALATGATFCLISWAISRKGPTYPSIFNPISLILVAFIEALWLGEEISLGRLIGMAVIIVGLYIFLWGKHVDVKPVPLEIHQPSTTIMPVVSPDNCAARDSKI; from the exons ATGGAGATGAAGAAATGGATTATGGCGGCGAGAATACCGCTCGGGATGGTGGCGGTACAGGTGATCGCAGCCGGTCTCCAGCTTCTTTGCAGAGTGATACTCAGTGAGGGTACCTTTGTTTTTGCTCTAATGGCTTATCGTCATGTTCTGGCTTCCTTCTGTGTCTTGCCTTTTGCTCTACGTTGGGAAAG AGGAGGAGTCTTGAATAAGCTAAATTTTTCAGCTTTCTTCTGGCTTTTCATGGTGGCATTGACAGG GATCTCAATGGCCATGGGACTTTTCTATTATGGTATGAGGGACACCACAGCCACATATGCTACCAACTTCCTTAACCTTGTTCCTGTTATTACTTTTATTTTATCGGTCATACTAAG AGCGGAGAAATTGAGGGTTCACACAGTGTCTGGTAAGTTGAAAATATTTGGAGCCATGCTATGCCTTGGAGGAGCATTAACAATTGCTCTTTACAAAGGGAAGACGTTTCATCTAAGTGGTTTTTATCATCAAAATCTACCAAATATTGATAAATCCAATCAAAATTGGAGTAGGGGGACAATGTTTCTTGTAGCAAGTTGCTTCAGTGCTGGGATTTGGTATATCCTACAG GTGAAATTATTCAAAGTATTTCCGTACAAATATTGGGCGACGTTTCTGGTATGCGTAATCGCATCGCTCCAAACAACGCTTATAGGTCTATGCATGGACAGAGAACCCAACACCTGGAAATTGGGGTGGAATCTGCAGTTGATTACTATATGTTACTCG GGAGCACTGGCGACGGGTGCAACATTTTGTTTAATATCATGGGCAATTAGCCGAAAAGGCCCCACTTATCCCTCCAttttcaatccaatttctttaaTTTTAGTAGCATTCATTGAAGCACTATGGCTAGGTGAAGAAATCTCCCTCGGAAG ATTGATAGGTATGGCTGTGATAATTGTGGGGTTGTATATTTTCTTATGGGGAAAGCACGTCGACGTCAAGCCAGTGCCATTGGAAATACACCAACCCTCCACCACAATTATGCCCGTCGTCTCTCCCGACAACTGCGCTGCAAGAGATTCGAAGATTTAA